From Thamnophis elegans isolate rThaEle1 chromosome 12, rThaEle1.pri, whole genome shotgun sequence, one genomic window encodes:
- the RAB39B gene encoding ras-related protein Rab-39B: protein MEAIWLYQFRLIVIGDSTVGKSCLIRRFTEGRFAQVSDPTVGVDFFSRLVEIEPGKRIKLQIWDTAGQERFRSITRAYYRNSVGGLLLFDITNRRSFQNVHEWLEETKAHVQPYQIVFVLVGHKCDLDTQRQVTRHEAEKLALAYDMKYIETSARDAINVEKAFTDLTRDIYELVKRGEISIQEGWEGVKSGFVPNVVHSSEEVVKSDRRCLC, encoded by the exons ATGGAGGCCATTTGGCTCTACCAGTTCCGCCTGATCGTCATTGGGGACTCGACGGTGGGCAAGTCCTGCCTCATCCGCCGCTTCACCGAAGGCCGCTTCGCCCAGGTCTCCGACCCCACCGTGGGCGTGGATTTCTTCTCGCGCCTGGTGGAGATCGAGCCCGGCAAACGGATCAAGCTGCAGATCTGGGACACCGCCGGCCAGGAGAGGTTCAG ATCCATTACGCGAGCCTACTATAGAAATTCTGTCGGTGGCCTGCTCCTCTTTGACATTACCAACCGGAGGTCCTTCCAGAATGTCCATGAGTGGCTGGAGGAGACCAAGGCCCATGTCCAGCCTTATCAGATTGTCTTTGTTTTAGTGGGCCACAAGTGCGACCTGGACACGCAGCGGCAAGTCACCCGACATGAGGCCGAGAAACTGGCCCTCGCCTACGACATGAAGTACATTGAGACCTCGGCACGGGATGCCATTAACGTGGAGAAGGCCTTCACTGACCTGACTCGAGACATCTATGAACTCGTGAAAAGGGGGGAGATAAGCATCCAGGAGGGCTGGGAAGGGGTCAAGAGCGGCTTTGTGCCCAACGTGGTGCATTCTTCGGAAGAAGTGGTGAAGTCAGATAGGAGGTGCCTGTGCTAA